The stretch of DNA CATCAGGGTGGTATTGAAGTTCTCAAAGGACATCAGGAAGCTGACGATGGCGGCACCCACCAGCGCTGGCCGCAGGTAGGGAAGGGTGATGGTACGGATCGCCGTCCATCGACTGGCCCCCAGGTTGAGCGCTGCCTCCTCCAGGCTTTGGTCAAATTTGCGCAAGCGTGCAGAGATAACCAGCGTGCAGATGGTGGTAATAAAGGCAAACTGTCCCAAAACGACCAGCGGCAGGCCGGGCCGCAGCCCTTCTATATCAAACCCCCACCAGGCTTCAATGTGGTTGGCCAGGCTACTGCCAAAAATAAGAATGGACACGCCCAGAATAACCCCGGGGATCACCAGTGGAACCAGCATCATCAGGTAGAGCAGGTTTTTACCAGCAAACTCTTCACGCTCAAACAGGAACGCGTTGCAGAGTGAGACCACCACACTGAGGACAGTGGTGGCTGCGGCCACTACAACACTGGTCCATACGGATTCCAATAGTTCACTATCGTGGAAGATCCCCAGGCGAGGCTCCCGCGTACCCAGGTACCAATCGAGGGTAAAGCCTTTCCACGGCAGGGAAGGGAACAGGCTGTCGTTGAAGGAGAAAAGAATAACAATGGTCAGCGGCAGTAACAGGTAGATGAAAAAGG from Aestuariirhabdus litorea encodes:
- a CDS encoding ABC transporter permease; amino-acid sequence: MIPSIPSSRLFQLTYRFYVVAFFIYLLLPLTIVILFSFNDSLFPSLPWKGFTLDWYLGTREPRLGIFHDSELLESVWTSVVVAAATTVLSVVVSLCNAFLFEREEFAGKNLLYLMMLVPLVIPGVILGVSILIFGSSLANHIEAWWGFDIEGLRPGLPLVVLGQFAFITTICTLVISARLRKFDQSLEEAALNLGASRWTAIRTITLPYLRPALVGAAIVSFLMSFENFNTTLMLVGSDAPLTIAMFDRLREGSTPVINAVSTLLMLFSGALAMASVFVQRPARG